Sequence from the Gemmatimonadaceae bacterium genome:
GCCGAACGACTTCCCGGTGCGCATCGCCTCCATGCGCCAGGCCAGCCCGCGGAGCGAGACGGTGTGTTCGAGCGTGGTGTTGAGCGACTGGACCAGTTCGCCGAGTGCGTTGGAGATGGCGCGGCGGATGGCCGGCCCCATGACGGGGAAGATCGCGTCGACGAGCGGCTGGGGGTCCTTGCGCACCGACGCCTTGATGGCCTCGCCGACCACCGATCCCAACGCGGCCCCCATGCGGTCGTCGGCGGCGGCGCGGCGCGTGATGGCCTCGGGCAGGATGCGCGCCACGTCCTCCACGTGCAGCGCGGGGCTGGCGAGCTTGCGCTCGATGTCGCGGATGCGCGCGCGATCGGGGTCGAGTAGGAGCGCGCGAAGCTCGGCGAGACGGTCCTCGCCGTTCATTGACACTTCACGCTCGCTCTGTCGCAGTGGTTCGGCCACGGGCCCGGCCCGGCGGATGCCTAACGCTGCTCGCCGTCGGCCAGCCGCTGGGCGAACTCGGCGAACATCGCGGCGATGTGTGTGCGGTCCGCCTTGGCGCTCCGCAGGTCGAAGGCCTCCCGGCGCAGCGTTTCCGACAGCTCCTGGTGCCGGCGCGAATGATCCTCCGCCAACTGGCGCAGCTGGTCGGTGATGCTGTTGCGCAGCTCGCGTTGCTGTTGCGCCACCTGCTCCGCCAGCGCGCTGATGCGGTCGGACAGCTCGCGGTTCAGGTTGGCCGTCGCATCCATCGCGTCGCGCACGCCCTGCTTGCGATCGCGCTGCTCGGAGGAGAGCGAACCGGCCAGCGACTCGAGTTCGCCGCGCAGGTGCTGCTCCGACGCGCTCAGGCGGCGATGCATGTCGTCGCGCAGCTCCCCCGACTCGCGCAGCAATCGCTCCTCGAACGTGGAGAAGCGCCGGTCGTAGTCGCGCATCTGCGACCCGAACAGGATGTCTCGGATCTTGTCGACGTTCCCCGTGTCGGGAGGCGTCGGCACTGGCGCCGTATCCGGGATTGCGCCGTTCGTCATCTCGCTCATCGTGTCCAGCCCTGGGAGCGTGGCGTCGCCGCTGCGCTCCCGTTCAGTGGTGAAGGTGTCCCGTTTATCGGTTGTCGGTCCAACGGCGCCGGCCGCCCCGTGTGCCCCATGTGCCCCGTCCGCTCCAACTGGTGGCGATGCATGTGTGGCGCGCTTCGCTTTTCGCCCCATTGGTTACCGGGCTCGTTCCCGGGTAACGACGATCTGCATCGCCTTCAGCTTCTGGTACAGCGTGGAGCGCGGGACCCCGAGCCGGGCGGCCGCCTGCTCCACGTGTCCATGGACCGCCTGCAGCACGCGCACGATATGGCGCCGCTGCAACTCGTCTAATGTCAACTCCAGGTCTACCTCACCGGAAGGTGCGGCGACGGGCGCGGCCTCGAAACTGAGGTCTTCGGCGCGCAATTCCTGGCGGTTGGAGAGGAGGACGGCACGTTCAAGGACGTTCCGGAGTTCGCGGATGTTCCCCGGCCACCCATAGCGCGCCAGCGCCCGGTGGGCGTCCATGGTGAGCTCCACGCGCGGCCTCCCCAGCTCCACCGACAGCCGGTCGAGGAGCTGGCGCGCCAGCACCGGGATGTCCTCCACGCGATCGCGGAGCGACGGGACGGTGATGGGGAGCGTGCTGATGCGGAAGTAGAGGTCGCTGCGGAACTTGCTCTCCGATACCTGGCGCGAAAGGTCCTGGTGCGTGGCGGCGATGAGCCGGACGTCGACCTGCCGGTCGCGCAGCGCCCCGACGCGGCGAAACGTCTGCTCCTCGAGGACCTTGAGGAGCTTGGGTTGGAGGACGAGTTCCAGGTCGCCGATCTCGTCCAGGAACAGCGTCCCGCGGTGCGCCAGCTCGACCAGTCCGGTCTTCTGCGCCACAGCACCGGTAAAGGCGCCGCGCTCGTGACCGAACAGTTCCGATTCCAGCAGTTCGCGCGGGAGCGACGCGCAGTTGAGGTCGACGAACGGCTGATCGGCGCGCAGCCCGTGCATGTGAATCCAGCGCGTGAGCACACCCTTTCCCGCCCCCGTCTCACCCAGGATGAGGATAGGGCGCTCGGCCGTCGCCACGCGCTCCGCCTGTTCGCGCAGCCGCGCGATGGCGCGTGACGTACCGACAAAAGGGTCGATGGACACGCGGCGTTGCTTGGCACTGCGCGCTTGTTGCTGCTGGCGGTCGCGCTGGCGCTCCATCGCGCGCTGCAGCACCACGAGGAGCGCGGGGAGCGAGACGGGCTTCGTGAGGAAGTCGTCCGCGCCCTGCTTCATGGCCTGCACCGCCAACTCCACCGTTCCGTGCCCGGTGAGGATCACGACCGGGACGTGCGCATTGATGGAGCGCAGGCGCGGGAGGAGTTCGAGCGCGTTCCCGTCTCCCAGCATGTAGTCGCTGAGGACGAGGTCGGGGCGGTACTCGATAAAGGCGGACTCGGCCTCGGCGCAGCTGGGTGCCTCGATCAACTCGAAGTCGTGCACTTCGAGAAAGTCGCGGATGGCGAAGCGAATCGCGGCATCATCCTCGACCAGGAGCAGGCGTGTCTTGACGTTCGGCATCACGGTATTGAAGTCCTCCCATCCGCTGCAGCTCGTGCGGCTCCTGCGCCAGGGAGGATGACGCGCAGGCATGCCCCCCCGTCCTCGCGGTTGGCGGCCGCGATTTCCCCGCCATGATCGTGCACCAGGCGGTGCGCGAGCGCGAGCCCCATCCCCGTCCCGCCTTGTCGGCGCGAGAAGAACGGCTCGAAGATGCGCGCCTCGTCGCCATTCCAGAACCCCGGACCGCGATCGAGCACGAGGAACTCGACCGCCGGTTCGTCCCGCCAGGTGGCCCGGTGCAACCGCAGCTCCACCGTGCTCTCGCGCGGGGCGTGCTGGATGGCGTTCGTGACGAGGTTGTGGAGGACCTGCACGGCGCGCTGCCGGTCGGCGCGCACCAGCGGCAGGTCGGGGCCCTCGGTCACGGAGAGTTGCACCTG
This genomic interval carries:
- a CDS encoding sigma-54-dependent Fis family transcriptional regulator — encoded protein: MPNVKTRLLLVEDDAAIRFAIRDFLEVHDFELIEAPSCAEAESAFIEYRPDLVLSDYMLGDGNALELLPRLRSINAHVPVVILTGHGTVELAVQAMKQGADDFLTKPVSLPALLVVLQRAMERQRDRQQQQARSAKQRRVSIDPFVGTSRAIARLREQAERVATAERPILILGETGAGKGVLTRWIHMHGLRADQPFVDLNCASLPRELLESELFGHERGAFTGAVAQKTGLVELAHRGTLFLDEIGDLELVLQPKLLKVLEEQTFRRVGALRDRQVDVRLIAATHQDLSRQVSESKFRSDLYFRISTLPITVPSLRDRVEDIPVLARQLLDRLSVELGRPRVELTMDAHRALARYGWPGNIRELRNVLERAVLLSNRQELRAEDLSFEAAPVAAPSGEVDLELTLDELQRRHIVRVLQAVHGHVEQAAARLGVPRSTLYQKLKAMQIVVTRERAR